Part of the Arsenicicoccus sp. oral taxon 190 genome, AGGACGTCACCGACGAGCACGGCACGCTGCGCTTCGCCTCCATCGCGACGTATGGCGAGACCCGGCACACGCTCGTCGACCGCTCCCGCTACTCGGGGCCCTACTGGCCCGGCTACGTCACCCGGACCTCGACGCTGGTCCGGCGCGAGGGCTCCCCCAAGCGGCTCTTCCAGGCCCTGGACCACATCGTCGGCAACGTCGAGCTCGGCAAGATGGACGAGTGGGTGGCCTTCTACAACAAGGTCATGGGCTTCGTGAACATGGCGGAGTTCATCGGCGACGACATCGCCACCGACTACTCCGCCCTCATGTCCAAGGTCGTCGCCAACGGCAACCACCGGGTGAAGTTCCCCCTCAACGAGCCGGCGATCGCCAAGAAGCGCTCGCAGATCGACGAGTACCTCGACTTCTACCGCGGCCCCGGCGCCCAGCACCTCGCGCTGGCGACCAACGACATCATCCGCACCGTCGACGAGCTGCGCGCCAACGGCATCGAGTTCCTGGACACCCCGGACTCCTACTACGAGGACCCCGAGCTGCGGAAGCGCATCGGTGAGGTGCGGGTCCCGATCGAGGAGCTGCAGCAGCGCGGGATCCTCGTCGACCGCGACGAGGACGGCTACCTGCTGCAGATCTTCACCCGCCCGCTCGGTGACCGCCCGACCGTGTTCTTCGAGCTGATCGAGCGGCACGGGTCGCTGGGCTTCGGCAAGGGCAACTTCAAGGCCCTCTTCGTGGCCCTGGAGCGCGAGCAGGACATCCGCGGCAACCTCTGACCGCTGCCGTATGCCGTCCCCGGCCGCCGCCTCGACCCGAGGCGGCGGCCGGGACGTGTCGGCGGCTCTCCGCCGCGCCTCTTGCGTCCCGCCTCTCTCGTTGAGAGGCGACAGATCGGGGTTGTGGGGCGGGGATGAGCCCCGTTTGTCGCCTCTCAACGAGGGGATGGAGCGTCCTCGACCGCTGCCCCGGCGAACTGCGCCTGGTAGAGCCGCGCGTAGGCGCCCTCGGCGGTCAGCAGGTCGTCGTGCGAGCCCAGCTCGACGATGGACCCGTGCTCCATCACGACGATCACGTCGGCGTGGCGGATCGTGGACAGTCGGTGGGCGATCACGAAGCTCGTGCGGTCCCGACGCAGCCGGTCCATGGCTTCCTGGACGAGGGCCTCGGTGCGGGTGTCGACCGAGCTGGTCGCCTCGTCGAGGATCAGGATCTCGGGGTCGGACAGGAAGGCTCGCGCGATGGTCAGCAGCTGCCGCTGCCCGGAGGACAGCGAGGACCCGTCGTCGTCCAGGACCGTGTCGTAGCCGTCGGGCAGGGTGCGGATGAAGTGGTCCGCGTGGGCCGCGGTCGCGGCGGCCACCACCTGGTCCTCGGTGGGGTCCTGCGCGCCGTAGGCGATGTTGTCCCGGATCGTGCCGGTGAACAGCCAGGTGTCCTGCAGCACCACGCCGAAGGCGCCGCGCAGGGCGCCCCGCGGGAGGTCGCGGATGTCCGTGCCGTCCAAGGTGATCCGCCCCGCGTCCACGTCGTAGTAGCGCAGCAGGAGGTTGGTCAGCGTGGTCTTGCCGGCCCCGGTCGGGCCGACGATGGCGATGGTGCGGCCGGGCTCGGCGACGAGGTCGAGGTGCTCGATGAGCGGCTCGTCGGGGGAGTAGGAGAAGGAGACGTCCTCGAAGGCCACCCGTCCCCGCACGGCAGGGCGGTCTCGGCCGGTGGTGGGGTCGGGGACGGGGTCGGGGGTCTCCTCCGCGGCGTCCAGGAGCTGGTAGACCCGCTCGGCCGACGCCACTCCCGACTGCAGCAGGTTGGCCATGGCAGCGAGCTGCCCCAGGGGCTGGCTGAACTGGCGGGAGTACTGGATAAAGGCCTGCACCCCGCCGATGGACATCGCGCCGGAGGCGACCCGCAGCCCGCCGATCACCGCGACCAGCACGAAGTTGAGGTTGGACACGAACCACATGGCCGGCTGGATGATCCCGGACACGAACTGCGCCTTGAACGCCGCCTCGTAGAGCGCGTCGTTGTGGCGGGCGAAGGTCTCCTGCGAGGTGCGCTGCTGCCCGAAGACCTTGACCAGCAGCTGCCCGCTGTACATCTCCTCGACGTGGCCGTTGAGGCGCCCGGTGGCGGCCCACTGCTCGCGGAACTGCGGCTGGCTGCGGCGGGCGATGACCAGGGTGATGGCGGCCATCACCGGCACGCTCACGACCGCGATGACCGTCAGGAGCGGGGAGATCGTGAGCATCATGACGATCACGCCGAGGACCGTGAGCGCGGAGTTGAGCAGCTGGGTCATCGTCTGCTGCAGCGACTGGCCGACGTTGTCGACGTCGTTGGTCGCCTTGGAGAGGATGTCGCCG contains:
- the hppD gene encoding 4-hydroxyphenylpyruvate dioxygenase, producing the protein MTDTTLDLTPQERDADLDLNQLKQLVGLVEYDEATDPFPVTGWDAIVFVVGNATQTAHYYESAWGMTLEAYSGPENGNRDHKAFVLRSGSIRFVVKGAVDPDSPLIEHHAKHGDGVVDIALEVPDVDRCVAQAKKMGATVLEEPQDVTDEHGTLRFASIATYGETRHTLVDRSRYSGPYWPGYVTRTSTLVRREGSPKRLFQALDHIVGNVELGKMDEWVAFYNKVMGFVNMAEFIGDDIATDYSALMSKVVANGNHRVKFPLNEPAIAKKRSQIDEYLDFYRGPGAQHLALATNDIIRTVDELRANGIEFLDTPDSYYEDPELRKRIGEVRVPIEELQQRGILVDRDEDGYLLQIFTRPLGDRPTVFFELIERHGSLGFGKGNFKALFVALEREQDIRGNL
- a CDS encoding ABC transporter ATP-binding protein, translating into MSTATSGSTGRGRVGVHDESTAAGGGPRAGGPRGGRLAMGAPVAKAEDFGAAARRLVRELTSHRAHVGAIVVLGVIGIALSVIGPKILGRATDLIFSGAIGHQLPAGLTRDQVLAGLRARGDSRLADLLSGMPDLVPGRGVDTTAVAHVLAWALVLYALSSLFTWVQVWLTTTVVQRTVHRMRHDVEAKLERLPLRYFDTEARGDILSKATNDVDNVGQSLQQTMTQLLNSALTVLGVIVMMLTISPLLTVIAVVSVPVMAAITLVIARRSQPQFREQWAATGRLNGHVEEMYSGQLLVKVFGQQRTSQETFARHNDALYEAAFKAQFVSGIIQPAMWFVSNLNFVLVAVIGGLRVASGAMSIGGVQAFIQYSRQFSQPLGQLAAMANLLQSGVASAERVYQLLDAAEETPDPVPDPTTGRDRPAVRGRVAFEDVSFSYSPDEPLIEHLDLVAEPGRTIAIVGPTGAGKTTLTNLLLRYYDVDAGRITLDGTDIRDLPRGALRGAFGVVLQDTWLFTGTIRDNIAYGAQDPTEDQVVAAATAAHADHFIRTLPDGYDTVLDDDGSSLSSGQRQLLTIARAFLSDPEILILDEATSSVDTRTEALVQEAMDRLRRDRTSFVIAHRLSTIRHADVIVVMEHGSIVELGSHDDLLTAEGAYARLYQAQFAGAAVEDAPSPR